One Microscilla marina ATCC 23134 genomic window, TGCTAAAAACCCTGCTAAGCCTTTTATCATTTATTCAGGCAATACCATTACCCAAGTGTTGGGTACCTCTTTCAACCTAAAGGCTCGCCCCGAAGAGCAAAAGGTAGAGGTTTCGGTCAATTCAGGTAAAGTAGCTTTCTTTGATGTTGCCAAACCTGACAAAAAAGTATTGCTCACCCAAGGCAATCAAGGGCGCTTTGAAGCAGGTAAACTAAAAAAGATAAAGGCGTACCACCCTAATTTGTTCGCCTGGAAAACGGGAGTGCTCAGCTTTGAACAAGCCAAGCTAAGCACGATAGTGCAAACATTGACCACACATTATGGCACCCCCATAAGGTTGGCTAACCCTCAACTTGGGCGGTGCACACTCACTACTCAGTTAGAACGATTGCCATTGCACGAAGCCTTAGAAATAATCGCACTCACGCTTCATCTACAATACCAAATTAACGACAAAGAAGTACTGCTCAGTGGCAAACCATGCCCCTAAAAATAAATTTTCACCATATACATCATTTACTTTTACTAATTACCATGCGTAAATACTATTTAATAGGATTCATCTGTGGGCTGCTTACCCACGTCATTCAGGCACAAACACCTGCCCATTTGCAAAGCAATAATTACAAATCAAGCCGCACAAAAAACCCGGTAAAGTCTTACACTATCAGTGGTTTAGTGAAAGACAAAACCAATGGAGAAGTGCTCATCGGAGCCACTGTGTACATTCGCAGCCTGGGCAAAGGCACCGCTACCAACGTATATGGCTTTTACTCTTTGACAGTGCCCAAAGGAACGTATCAGGTCATTTGTTCGTACATAGGATACCAAAATTTAGTGCAAAATATTCGCCTGGAAAGCAATCAAAAGCTTCACCTGGAAATGTCGCCAACATCTGACCAACTAGATGAAATCGTAGTGACCGACAAAAAAATCAACGAACACATCACCAAAGTAGAAATGAGTGTAGAAAAACTGAGCATGGAACAAATTAAAAGCATGCCGGCTTTTTTGGGTGAGGTAGATGTCATTAAAAGCATCATTGCCTTGCCAGGGGTAAGCACCGTAGGCGAAGGCACTACGGGGTTCAATGTACGTGGGGGTGGTGTAGACCAAAACCTGGTATTGCTAGACGAGTCTATTGTATATAACTCTTCGCATTTATTCGGTTTTTTCTCTATTTTTAACCCTAACTCTGTCAAAGATGTAAAACTATACAAGGGAGCTATTCCGGCAAAGTATGGAGGACGCCTGTCGTCAGTGCTTGATATTCGTCAAAAAGAGGGCAATACCAAACAGTTTAGCGGTGCGGGGGGCATTGGATTAGTATCTAGCAGGCTGACACTCGAAACACCCATTGTCAAAGATAAGAGTTCTTTGTTGATTGCAGGGCGTCGTTCTTATGCTGACTTATTTCTAAAGTTGTCGCCTAATGAAGCTTTGCGAAAAAACAAAGCCTACTTTTATGACCTCAACACTAAATTTAATTATACTATCAACGACAACAACCGTTTGTATGTATCGGGGTATTTTGGCAGAGATGTATTTGGTTTAGGCGATGAGTTTAATTTTTCATGGGGCAACACAGCAGCCACCATTCGGTGGAATCATTTATTTAGCAGCAAGCTATTTTCTAATGTCAGTGCTATGTTTAGCGACTATAATTATTCGTTGGGCGTGCCTCAAGGCTCGTTTGCGTTTAGCTGGGATGCAGGCATTAAAAGCTATCAATTAAAAAATGACCTTACCTGGTTTATCAACTCTAACTATACCCTCGACTTTGGAGTAAGCGGTATTTTGTATCAGTTTCAGCCAGGTAAAATTAAGTTTAGCAATGCTTTGGAAGGCGTTACCAGTCTTTCGGTAGAGCCAGAAAAAGCCTTGGAAATGGCTGCCTACTTTAATAGTGAACACAAGCTCAACAATGCCTTGACGCTTAATTATGGGTTACGTTACTCAGCATTTATGAATATGGGCGAACGCAAAGTACATACTTACAAAGAAGGAGCTCCACGCCGGGATGAAAACGTAGTAAGTACCCGCAATTATAGCAACAATGAGGTAATCCAGACTTACCAGGGACTTGAGCCTCGCATAGGCTTACGCTGGCAACTAAACGAAAGCAATTCTGTAAAAATGAGTTATGCCCGCAATCGTCAATATATTCACCTCATATCTAATACCACAGCACCTATACCTACTGATATTTGGAAAGCCTCAGACTCACATATTCCACCACAAATTGCCGACCAGGTAGCCTTGGGATATTTTCATAATTTTGCCCACCATACTTTTGAGCTATCGGCAGAGGTATATTATAAAAAAATGCAAAACCTGGTAGACTATAAAAACGGGGCAGAACTATTATTGAATGAAAACCTGGAAACTGAGCTATTGAGTGGCGAAGGACGGGCTTACGGGCTAGAGCTTATGCTGAAAAAACCCACTGGAAAACTGAACGGTTGGATTAGTTATACCCTGGCACGCACCGAAAGAATGGTCAATGGAGCCTTTCCGGAAGAACGTATCAATAATGGAAATTACTATCCGGCAGACTATGACAAGTTGCATAACTTTACAATGGTGGCTACCTACCAGGCAACCAAACGCTTAAGCATATCAGCAAATTTTGTGTACAATACCGGGCGCCCCTTTACCTTGCCTGATGCCAAGTACCAATACTCAAATATGACCATTATAGATTATTCGGGGCGCAACCAAAACCGCATTCCAGACTATCATCGTCTAGACCTTTCGGTAACTTTGAAGGGCAAAGGTAAGCCCAACCGTAAATGGAAGGGTGAGTGGGTGTTTTCGCTATACAATGTATACAGTCGCCGCAATGCTTATTCTATTTATTTCTCTGGCGATGGTCAAGCGCAAAACGACGCTACCAAGCTATCTATTCTAGGATCGGTAGTGCCCGCTGTTACTTATAACTTCTCTTTTTAATTTAAAGTTTGATTTTATACACCATGAAACGCATACACTCAATAATTGCTATAGCTATAATCACCTCGTTTGCCTTACTAAGTGCTTGTACTGATCGCTACCCCATAGGCGAGCTTGCCAACAACTCAAACCGCCTGGTAGTGGAAGGTCGCTTTACTAATGCCACACAAACGCACACGATTTACTTATCCCGAACTGTGGCGTACACTGCTCCTACGCCTAATGGCAGTGGTTATCCCGTAGAAACTGGAGCTACAGTCACCATCACTGATGACCAAGACAATGCCATTCCGTTTAACGAAACGTCCCCAGGAGTATACATTACAGCAAGTTCTGGAGAGGTAGGTAGAATTTATACCTTGAACATTACCACCAGCAATGGAAAACAGTACAGCTCTGAACCAGAAAAAATGTCGGAGGTTCCTGCCATTAAAGACTTGAAAGTACGCTACGAAGACAGGGCTATTCCTTTTGAAGATACTACCAATCGTGTAACCATTATTAGTATTCAATCCGAGGATTTACAAAAATCTAACGCTTATTATATGTGGTATTGGAAAAGTGGACAAAGCAGTCAGTTCAATACAGTAGATTCATCATGGAACTGGACCTATGCACCAGGTCGTCTTATATCAGGTACTGAAGAGGGCTTTGACCTTGCTGAATTAAGTGACAACAATACTAAAAGTTTTGTAAAAGTATACCAAACCTCTATCAGCCAAAAAGCTTACGACTTTTTACAAGCGCTTAATAGTCAAAGTAATAATAATTTAGGTCCTTTCTCTACCCCACCTGCCCCCATCAGGGGCAATATTATCAACAATAATGATGAGAAAGATTTTGCTTTGGGCTTTTTTACGGTATCGGGAGTTCATTCGGCAACGGTAAAGCTAGAATAAACTTTAAAGCGTGTGTTTAAAATTAGCCAAAAGGCAGGGCTCGGTTTGACGCATCTAATCCGAAAATTCATCATAAAACCGCCTGTAAACAAAATTTTAACCAAGTTCTTATTGAATCTGAATAAATCAAACTAAATATATTAACAATGAATAAAACACGATTTATACAACTCATCGCTTTGGTGTTGTTGTTTACTACCGCCTGCAAAAAGAAAGATGTATTACCTCAATTGACCAGGGGTAAAGTAACTGTAAAAGTAAATGGAGAACTTAAAACCTTTACACTAGCAAATTCCTACCTCAACGAAGGGGTCTTGTCTTTTGGTAATGATGCCAAGAAAGAACTTATGGGCTTTAGCATTCCTGAGGTAAAAGAGGGGGTGTATGATATGAGCCACGAAAAGATAATCACTGCTATTTATTCTAAAAATGAAGTAGACTATGGTGCTACTAATGGAATACTAGGCATAGGCAAAAAAGGTAGCTTTAGGCTACATATTACCAAGATTGCCAACAACAAAATATCTGGAACTTTTGAGATGACTGTTTTACCTAACTCAGGTAATGGCAACAACATTACTATCACAGAAGGGGTTTTTGAAGATATTCCTAAAATATAATTAACTACTTTTTCACAAAAAAACCTTATGAACAAACACATAGTTTTTACCAAACTTTATTATTTACTCATTGTACCATTATTATTACACAGTTGTAAGTCACCTCTATCTGACATAGAAATAGACGATCCAACATTGCTGAGTGTAAATGTAAATATTGATCAAGATTATGACAATAATAAAACACTAAAAGTAGCTGTAAAGGATAAAAATGGGCAAGCTATAGAGCTAAAAAATGGTTTTGTTGTGCTCAATAACAAGCGCCTTGCTTATACCAACAAAAGATATGTGTATCATCAACTGAAGTTTGATGACAAAGATTTTCAACTAACTATCCAATACAATAGTAACAAGTCGTGGACGGGTAAATATGGAGAAAAAGAAGGTTTTCCAGGATTTAAAACTGATGAGCCAGTGAGTAACCAATACGAACGGCATTATCAAAATAAATTCACCAGCAAGTACACTTTAACCAATGTACCGTTCAATAAAGGGCAAATCGTTTTTTGCTATGATATTTTACGAG contains:
- a CDS encoding DUF6252 family protein: MNKTRFIQLIALVLLFTTACKKKDVLPQLTRGKVTVKVNGELKTFTLANSYLNEGVLSFGNDAKKELMGFSIPEVKEGVYDMSHEKIITAIYSKNEVDYGATNGILGIGKKGSFRLHITKIANNKISGTFEMTVLPNSGNGNNITITEGVFEDIPKI
- a CDS encoding TonB-dependent receptor; this encodes MRKYYLIGFICGLLTHVIQAQTPAHLQSNNYKSSRTKNPVKSYTISGLVKDKTNGEVLIGATVYIRSLGKGTATNVYGFYSLTVPKGTYQVICSYIGYQNLVQNIRLESNQKLHLEMSPTSDQLDEIVVTDKKINEHITKVEMSVEKLSMEQIKSMPAFLGEVDVIKSIIALPGVSTVGEGTTGFNVRGGGVDQNLVLLDESIVYNSSHLFGFFSIFNPNSVKDVKLYKGAIPAKYGGRLSSVLDIRQKEGNTKQFSGAGGIGLVSSRLTLETPIVKDKSSLLIAGRRSYADLFLKLSPNEALRKNKAYFYDLNTKFNYTINDNNRLYVSGYFGRDVFGLGDEFNFSWGNTAATIRWNHLFSSKLFSNVSAMFSDYNYSLGVPQGSFAFSWDAGIKSYQLKNDLTWFINSNYTLDFGVSGILYQFQPGKIKFSNALEGVTSLSVEPEKALEMAAYFNSEHKLNNALTLNYGLRYSAFMNMGERKVHTYKEGAPRRDENVVSTRNYSNNEVIQTYQGLEPRIGLRWQLNESNSVKMSYARNRQYIHLISNTTAPIPTDIWKASDSHIPPQIADQVALGYFHNFAHHTFELSAEVYYKKMQNLVDYKNGAELLLNENLETELLSGEGRAYGLELMLKKPTGKLNGWISYTLARTERMVNGAFPEERINNGNYYPADYDKLHNFTMVATYQATKRLSISANFVYNTGRPFTLPDAKYQYSNMTIIDYSGRNQNRIPDYHRLDLSVTLKGKGKPNRKWKGEWVFSLYNVYSRRNAYSIYFSGDGQAQNDATKLSILGSVVPAVTYNFSF
- a CDS encoding DUF4249 domain-containing protein, with product MKRIHSIIAIAIITSFALLSACTDRYPIGELANNSNRLVVEGRFTNATQTHTIYLSRTVAYTAPTPNGSGYPVETGATVTITDDQDNAIPFNETSPGVYITASSGEVGRIYTLNITTSNGKQYSSEPEKMSEVPAIKDLKVRYEDRAIPFEDTTNRVTIISIQSEDLQKSNAYYMWYWKSGQSSQFNTVDSSWNWTYAPGRLISGTEEGFDLAELSDNNTKSFVKVYQTSISQKAYDFLQALNSQSNNNLGPFSTPPAPIRGNIINNNDEKDFALGFFTVSGVHSATVKLE
- a CDS encoding FecR family protein, translating into MQNWDLLLAKYFAGEANHQEERQVLHWMQANPQEADKLKAVWKSTQSKQGFASDVHFAWQQVQRRINSTNNVTKLKRKAVSWVAAAVLVLGLGVVWWSLSQKKQTWQIAKTLTKKLDSLTLADGSKVWLHHTTQLRYPTTFGKSQRVVHLQGEAYFEIAKNPAKPFIIYSGNTITQVLGTSFNLKARPEEQKVEVSVNSGKVAFFDVAKPDKKVLLTQGNQGRFEAGKLKKIKAYHPNLFAWKTGVLSFEQAKLSTIVQTLTTHYGTPIRLANPQLGRCTLTTQLERLPLHEALEIIALTLHLQYQINDKEVLLSGKPCP